The Nocardia terpenica nucleotide sequence CGGCACGGCGGCATACACCCACGGCCCCAAGCGTTCCCAGACAATCCTCGATATCGCGGAGGTCCTCATGGGCACGGGTGTTCGCTTCGGCGAAGTGCTCGCTATCCGCTGGTGCGATCTCGACCTCGCCGCCGAAGTGCCCCGATTGACCGTCTGCGGCACGATCACCCGGCGCAAGGGACAGCCGAAAGGAGAAGGGCTCATCCGCCAGGAATGGACCAAGACCGAAGCCGGTTATCGGTCGATCACGCTGCCGCCGTTCGCGGTGGACACTCTCATGCGCCGCAAGCTCGACGCCGTGCCCAACAAGCTCGATCTGGTGTTCCCGACCCGAACCGGAGGCATCTACGACCCCAACAACTTCCGGCGCACCTGGCGCGAAGCACGGGGCACCGAGTTCGCGTGGGTCACGCCCGTGACATTCCGCAAGACGGTCGCGACGCTCATCGCGAACGACCACGACGACAAGGGAGCGGCGAGCCAGCTGGGCCACTCCGACGACGGCGCTACCGCCCGCAAGTACTACATCGAGAAGCCACACGAGGCAGGGGACTTCCGGAACAGCCTCAACCTGTCACGCGGCTGAAACCGTGTCGTTTCCGTGTCATAGAGGCTGAATCCAGCCAGTAAATTTCAGCGTTTCCGCTGGTAGTGAGCGCGCCCGGAGAGACTCGAACTCCCAACCTTCTGATCCGTAGTCAGATGCTCTATCCGTTGAGCTACGGGCGCAGGGCATATGTAGTTGTGGTGTCCGGTTGCCCGGACTTGGCGGAGGCGAGAGGATTTGAACCTCCGGTCCCCGTGAAGGGACAACTCATTAGCAGTGAGTCCCATTCGGCCGCTCTGGCACGCCTCCTGGAGCCTTCTCGTTCGAGGGGCCCGGTCCTTTCGAACCGCCGAGACGCAAGAGTACAGAGCATCCGCCCAGGAAGCAAAACGGCTGGTCAGCGCAGGTGACTGTCGAACCAGCCGAAGATGCGGGTCTGGGCGTCGACGAGGACGTCTGACTCGGAGCCGGGTTCGGGTTCGAGGCCGGGATGATCGGCGCGGTGATGTAGCCCGGGGTAGGTGACGACGAGGGTGGCGACGGCGGCGCGGGCGGCGGCATCGCGCAGCTGCTCGACGTGCGCGGTGGGGGTGGCCGGATCGTCGGCGCCGTAGAGGCCCAGCCACGGGGCCTGCAATCGCGGGGCGGCCCGGACCAGCGCATCGGCCAGGTCGGTGAGCGGTTCGGTGATGCCGGGCGCCGCGACACTGACCGCGGCGCCGATCGGCCGCGAGGTCGCGACGAGCAGGGCGGCGGTCCCGGCGGTGTCGAAGCCGAGGACGCCGATGCAGTCGCCGTGTACTCCGCGACCGGTGAGCCAGTCGTAGCACGCGTCGAAATCGGCGAACAGATGGTCGCCGAACACCGTCTCCCGATCGGCGCCGTTGCGGTGGAACAGATTGGGCGCCACCACTATCCAGCTGTCCGCCGCGAGCGATCCCATGAGCTCCAGCAAAGAGTCGGCGAATTCGTGCGACTCGTGCAGCACCACGATGCCGCCGCGCGCGAAGCCGTCCGGTTCGATCACGGTGATGGGCACCCGGGACTCGGCCAACGGCTGCCGATCGTCTTCCGCCGCCAGGCCGCGGTCGCGCCGCAGCGCGATGTCTCGGTACATGCCCGACATGCCGACAGGGTAGTTCGCCTTCATAACGTTCGGGAGAACATGCATGTAGGGGCTGGTCGGTCGGAAAGTTTCCGGCGAGTCCGGCACGTCGGTCACAACCGTTCGGCAGGATCTAGGGTGGTTGGCGTGACCGCTCGTTTACGTCCGGACCTCGAGTCCCTCCCCGCATACACCCCCGGCCGCAGCCATCCCGACGCGGTGAAGCTCGCCAGCAACGAGTCCACCCTCGGGCCGCTGCCGAGCGTCGCCAAGGTCATCGCGGCATCGGCCGAACTGGCCAATCGGTACCCCGACAACGGCGCGGGCGAACTTCGCGCGGCCCTGGCGGAGTTCCTCGGAGTCGAGGTTGAGAACGTCGCGCTGGGCTGCGGCAGCGTGGCGCTGTGCCAGGAGCTGGTGCAGATCACCTGTGCCGCACCGGAGGACGAGGTGCTGTTCGCGTGGCGGTCGTTCGAGGCGTATCCGATCGTCACGCAGGTCGGCCGGGCGCGCGCGGTACGGGTGCCGCTGACCGAGGACTACGCCCACGATCTGGACGCGATGGCGGCCGCGGTCACCGAGAACACCAAGCTGATCTTCGTCTGCAATCCCAACAATCCGACCGGCACCGTGCACGGCCGCGCCGCGGTGCTGCGCTTCCTGGACTCGGTGCCCGACCACATCCTGGTGGTGCTGGACGAGGCGTACTACGAGTACCTGCGGATGCCCGCCGACGATCACCCCGACGGCATCGCGATCGGCCGCGACCGCCCGAATGTGCTTGCGCTGCGCACCTTCTCGAAGGCGTACGGCCTGGCCGGGCTGCGGGTCGGCTACGCGGTGGGCGACCCGGAGGTGATCACGGCGCTGCTGAAGGTGCATATTCCGTTCAGCGTCAACCGAATCGCGCAGGCGGCCGCGATCGCCTCCCTGGAGGCCCGGCACGAGCTGCTGGACCGCACCGATCACGTGATCGCCGAGCGGGAGCGCATGCGCGCCGCGCTGGAGCGGGCCGGGTACCGGATTCCGCCGAGCCAGGCCAACTTCCTGTGGCTGCCGCTGGGCGAGCGCAGCACCGAATTCGGTGCGGCGAGCGCGGATTCCCGCGTCCTGGTGCGCCCCTACGCCGCCGACGGCGTGCGGGTCACCGCGGGCGACCCGCACGAGAACGATCAGTTCCTCGCCTTCGCGACCGCTCCGGAGACTGTCGCCCGGTTCATCGGCTGACGCCGAGCGCCGTCGCGAGAGTGGGCCAGGCCCTGGGCAATTCGTCTGCCCAGTAGGGCCAGGAGTGGGTGCCCACCGGTGAGAGTCGCACCGTGGCGGGAATCTTCATGCGGGACAGGCGATCGGCGAGGGCCATGGTGCAGCCGTCGGCGCCCGCCTCGAGGGGGCCGCCGAACACGACGGTCTCGCTGCCCGCGACGTCGTAGGGGCCGGGCAGGCCGCTGGCCGCGGACAGGTAGATCGCCTTGCCGCGCAACGCTTCCGCGTGCGTCATGACGTCGTGGGCGAGCCAGTCGGGGTCGCCCTGGTCGCCGAACATATTGTCCGGGTCGCCGCCGTAGGTGCGCACCACCGCGCGCGCCTGCGCCTGCCCGAAGTCGGAACCCATGGCGTAGCAACCGCTGTGGGCGGCGACGCCGCGGTAGACGGTGGGGTTGCGCATCACCAGCATCATGGCGGCCTCGGCGCCCATGGAGACGCCCTCGAGCGCGTTGCGGCCGTCGCCGTCGAAGCGCTCGTCGATCAGCGGGGGCAGCTCGCGGGTGAGGAAGCTCTCCCACTTGTTGTTGCCCAGCACCGGATCCGGGCGCTGCCAGTCGGTGTAGTACCCGGCCGGACCGCCCACGGTGAGAACCACATTCACGTTCTTGTCGGCGAAGAACCGCACCGCATTGCCGCGGTCGACCCAGTTGTTGCCGTCGTTGCTCGCGGAGCGGCCGTCGAGCATATAGAGGGTGGGGCGGGGGTGGGCGGTGTCGGCGGGCAGCAGCACCTGCACCTGCACGGTGCGGCCCATGGCGGGAGAGTTCACGAATACGCGCAGCCTGCGGTCGGTGATGGGCTCGACGCGGACGATCGAGGCCACCTTCGGCGGCGACCTGTCCGCCTGGGGCTGCGGGCCGTCGGCCGAACCGGAGTTCGCGGGCGGGGTGGGACCGGCGACGGCGTCCGGGGGCACGAGCAACACCGCACTCAGTAGCAGTGCGGCCCAGGCGAAGGCGCCGGACAGCCGACGCCGCATCCGGCGACGAACCATGCCGCTCATCCTGCCAGAGGCGCGCGGCACATTCCGTGCCAGTTATATCCGAGTCGTCCGTAAAGTGATTCGAAACACATTGCCCGTTCAGTCGGACGACAGGTCCGCTTGCCAGCGGCGTTCCACACCGGCGAAGCGCCAGAACGCCACGGCCACCGCCCAGGTGAGCGCGAACAGGCCGACGATGATGTAGCCGAGCTCACCGAGATCGAGCGTGCCGATCCAGGCGACGATGCCGGACTCCACACCGAGCTTGTCGACCAGGATGGAGACCAGTTCCTGGCCGCCGATCAGCAGCGCCACCGCCACCGACAGGCCGGTGATCACCAGGTTGTAGTAGATCTTGCGGATCGGGCGGGCGAACGCCCAGTCGTAGGCGTAGCTCATGAACGACCCGTCCAGCGCGTCGAACAGCGACATGCCCGCCGAAAACAGCACGGGCAGCACCAGAATCGCGTACCAGGGCAGCCCGGTCGCGGCGGCCCCACCGGCGATCACCAGCAGCCCCACCTCGGTGACGGTGTCGAAGCCGAGCCCGAACAGCAGACCCACCGGATACATGTGCCAGGGCTTGCGCACCATCCGCACCGCCGGGCCGAGCACCCGATTGAGCAGACCGCGCGTCTCGAGCGCGTGTTCCAGCCGCGCCTCGTCGAGCTCGCCGCGCCGCATGCTGCGGAACACCCGCCAAATGGCCACCAGCGACGCCAGATTCAGCAATCCGATGAGGATCAGGAAGCCGCCCGAGACGCTGGTCCCCCACAGCCCCGTCCAATGCTCCAGCGACGAACTCGAGTCGGCCAGATTCGACGCCAGCGCCCGCACCCCGGCCGCCAACAGCGCGACGAGCACGAGAACCACCGAGGAGTGCCCCAGCGAGAACCAGAACCCCACCGACTGCGACCGCGCTCTCCCGTTCTCCGCCACCAGCTTTCGCGTGGTGTTGTCGATGGCCGCGATGTGATCGGCATCGAAGGCATGCCGCATCCCGAGCGTATAGGCGGTGATCCCCAACCCCACCCCGTACACGGTCCCGTTCACCAGATGATGCTCGGGCACCACCACCAGCAACAGCGTCCCCCACCCGAGAACATGCAAACCGACAATGGCCACCGCCATCCCGACAACGCTGCGCACCACACGCCCCCGTCCTCCACCGACTTCCGGCCCCAGCCTCGCACCTCCCCACCCCGACAGTCGAATCCGCACCCCGCCCCGATTACCCCCACACCCCACCCACCAGTACGCTGGGATCGCTCCACCCGGAGCGAGGTGGGTTGCCCGAGCGGCCTAAGGGAACGGTCTTGAAAACCGTCGTGGCTCACGCCACCGTGGGTTCAAATCCCACACCCACCGCGACCGTGACCAGCACCTGTCCGGCAGGATGGGAGCGGCCGTCAACACGCGGTCAACATGAATGCATCTGAG carries:
- a CDS encoding dienelactone hydrolase family protein, producing the protein MSGMYRDIALRRDRGLAAEDDRQPLAESRVPITVIEPDGFARGGIVVLHESHEFADSLLELMGSLAADSWIVVAPNLFHRNGADRETVFGDHLFADFDACYDWLTGRGVHGDCIGVLGFDTAGTAALLVATSRPIGAAVSVAAPGITEPLTDLADALVRAAPRLQAPWLGLYGADDPATPTAHVEQLRDAAARAAVATLVVTYPGLHHRADHPGLEPEPGSESDVLVDAQTRIFGWFDSHLR
- the hisC gene encoding histidinol-phosphate transaminase; its protein translation is MTARLRPDLESLPAYTPGRSHPDAVKLASNESTLGPLPSVAKVIAASAELANRYPDNGAGELRAALAEFLGVEVENVALGCGSVALCQELVQITCAAPEDEVLFAWRSFEAYPIVTQVGRARAVRVPLTEDYAHDLDAMAAAVTENTKLIFVCNPNNPTGTVHGRAAVLRFLDSVPDHILVVLDEAYYEYLRMPADDHPDGIAIGRDRPNVLALRTFSKAYGLAGLRVGYAVGDPEVITALLKVHIPFSVNRIAQAAAIASLEARHELLDRTDHVIAERERMRAALERAGYRIPPSQANFLWLPLGERSTEFGAASADSRVLVRPYAADGVRVTAGDPHENDQFLAFATAPETVARFIG
- a CDS encoding alpha/beta hydrolase — protein: MRRRLSGAFAWAALLLSAVLLVPPDAVAGPTPPANSGSADGPQPQADRSPPKVASIVRVEPITDRRLRVFVNSPAMGRTVQVQVLLPADTAHPRPTLYMLDGRSASNDGNNWVDRGNAVRFFADKNVNVVLTVGGPAGYYTDWQRPDPVLGNNKWESFLTRELPPLIDERFDGDGRNALEGVSMGAEAAMMLVMRNPTVYRGVAAHSGCYAMGSDFGQAQARAVVRTYGGDPDNMFGDQGDPDWLAHDVMTHAEALRGKAIYLSAASGLPGPYDVAGSETVVFGGPLEAGADGCTMALADRLSRMKIPATVRLSPVGTHSWPYWADELPRAWPTLATALGVSR
- a CDS encoding HoxN/HupN/NixA family nickel/cobalt transporter, with the translated sequence MAVAIVGLHVLGWGTLLLVVVPEHHLVNGTVYGVGLGITAYTLGMRHAFDADHIAAIDNTTRKLVAENGRARSQSVGFWFSLGHSSVVLVLVALLAAGVRALASNLADSSSSLEHWTGLWGTSVSGGFLILIGLLNLASLVAIWRVFRSMRRGELDEARLEHALETRGLLNRVLGPAVRMVRKPWHMYPVGLLFGLGFDTVTEVGLLVIAGGAAATGLPWYAILVLPVLFSAGMSLFDALDGSFMSYAYDWAFARPIRKIYYNLVITGLSVAVALLIGGQELVSILVDKLGVESGIVAWIGTLDLGELGYIIVGLFALTWAVAVAFWRFAGVERRWQADLSSD